The following DNA comes from Ascaphus truei isolate aAscTru1 chromosome 1, aAscTru1.hap1, whole genome shotgun sequence.
cagagctggctgattgaacatttgcatattgacggagagacttgttgtgtattgggtgagctttgtccattgttgttttgtttacatctttgtcttgttttatatgtggaagtgtttcgtgtgattggctgtacattagttgtctgttttttgtgagtgctggaagtatgcccgcaaagcgtgggaagagtgatgctggtgggagtgggagtgctactcgtgcgagtacgcgtcggagtgaacgtactgttcaggggagtgatgttgctggtgcactgagtggtgttgctgggagtgggagtgctggtgctgggagtgggagtgctgttgctgggagtgggagtgctgttgctgggagtgctgttgctgtgagtgggagtgctgttgctgtgagtgggagtgttgttgctgggagtgggagtgctgttgctgggagtgggagtgctgttgctaggagtgggagtgctggtgctaggagtgggagtgctggtgctaggagtgggagtgctggtgctgtgagtgctgctggtggcgcagttgctgatggggtggatggtggtggcgtgcttgctggtgggcagcttttggaggctcttccattggaagaaggagagtccagtcagcaccagccaagctctgaccctaaacctgctcggaagaaacgtgtggagaagccacgtaatcctcgcttcaatgaccaggaaaatacagctcttgtcactggcattctggagcactatgacagtatatatggacatttactaggtaagtgtacctttacatttattattcaaatacatgtaatcctaggtcatctgagttttgttcatatgcaaatatgggttcagaatatctttctatgttaattagtctggaaacacagctttttatcatgccttacaaggacaactaatcacaggcggtcaatttgccataactgcatacaatacactaccgacacactttattgaagtgtggtcggtaccgcaagccgggaaatctcccggcttgctagtggccgcccctcggcgtgccgcgcgtcatagacgcgcggtcacgcgtcatcgggagcgtgcgcccgctgcacgcatgtccaggggctccccgagggagccctggtgtcccgcgatcgcgggacagcggcagggggttccgggggacccggcggacccggcagcggtagggagagcgccccgatcggagggcgctcttccgctgcttcggcgtgcgcccgtcacactcgggcgcgcgccaggctactgctgcggcacagaacgggcaaatgctcgaataaactgtgccgcagcagtatgaatgcaaccttgcttacatgtataggtttagtagtgaatgctcatgtgcttcacatattacacataaaacagcatgtttgctatctcttggaacagctagcagtgtaggaaactggtgcttctattattattcatttacctcatatattttatatgtttttcaagggcggacaagttcagcaagcagaaaagaaatgtgggacacaatagtcattggtgtcaatgcgtgtgggaatcatgtgagggacaagtggaattgtcacaagagatttgatgatattaggtccaaattgaaaaagaaaatacaacaccaacgcgtgcatgctactggcactggaggtgggccgacaccacaacgtctcatattaagtccattggaggagctgcttcgggcaaaattacttcccgtcgtcgtggaaggcttacctggtgaccgtgatataggaatttacccctcacaatttccaccaggtgagaaatattactgtactaggcgtgtcgttgcttacagttattttgcatagttacactgctttttatactgtcttcacaatataagcatacctgcatctatatatgtatatgtctgattctgtatatatatatatctcaaaatagacatatatgttgtagtcctactaaaagcagtaactaatatagcacgtgccattgcgtgctcatttacatgtgaattcccaaaatgcattgctgcagtggaagcaattgatggtgggtgaagatggggaacaacagggtagtatacatgtgtaacacatgttaatcagaaattattactagctacaggtacagaacataaatacagtagcgacatcttttattcgagtaaatgccggcggcatgacgggatctaccccagctgccgccagtcagaaacgcgcgccgccgcgtttcccccacgcaccccccctccacatcgcgcgcaattacccccccaaagacaccccgaacccggcttctactctgcccctctgcttccccgcacccccgcttacctagatttgaactccaggggtgtcggggaagcctggggaagccggggaagacggggaagccgggcgcgcttgtgaccgtgacgtcacagtgcgccgccacgcgccgcggctacccgcttcccagcctcattcagccagcggcatttgctcgaataagagctgccgctgctgtatgtagaatattattgtgtattttatttaatttactccgacaaacatgacattactgcctattttaagcatgcatcaaatatattgcatgcaacggcctacaaacatcacttgcactaacacatctatagttgtttatgaaaaggtccatttttgctttaagtcatatacagacagcataatgaggcacacgtatcatattttatgtcattgttttcataacttaaaaactgcacacgactatttagctcatctaccattgtgttaaagcagctgcaattaatatctcatcacagcatacacttcaacagagggggtggggttcagcacacacactaattacagcctcattttagggtcaacttagttcacaccattttcacctgtttcaagtaattgaaaggtgtggctgattaggctttttggggaagggaataccgttcttacaacctgactagcacaactgaagttaatcacactcatttgaaagcttcactttacctactaaatgccccaacaactcattacttatcaaagcgtacctcacacattagttcactcatatctatagttgaactactactatcaacgacacattatcacacactgcatgtgttgtcttgtttagtcacagccacattcaggtgtgccacatcttatattaatgtaccacacatatcctctaccaaaaacaaaactttttgcaatatgaccaccttcatgataaccattgtgaatggtcatctcatgatagttatgtacattatgatactgatatcactacacaacatatgatttttatgtacaaattttatctatttatcctcacgcattactgcaggaacatagtatgttttatgttagggaactcaaaagttctaagtacacaggcatgtacattgttattacaactatttatgttcactttcacacacacattttgggttaaggaaattatgctgttaggtactcataaatacagaacatacaataactgtttgttcaatatttacacatgtaaatgtaaaacttatgttattgttatatatagttgcccctgaaggacatgtgtcacctgagactgaacaagtgtcttcacctgggtcagccagctcaacacacctagaaggtgagtgtatcagttggtggccatataatatgtgctcttctatatgttatgttgtcatgttcattatttgttttgcacatcttctttaaataggattacttagtgtcagtgaaaatgaagtgtaaggcaacttgtattgtgttagtgatgttaactatcatgtaggagttgtgagtttacagcaagttttcattcactcatatttcatactgagtccaaacattattcttaagtcaaggtagtttttaatgtgaggttataaaacgtatggaaacatgttagttgttacttatgacacagtacaattacatagtaacacagcagagattaacatgccatttaataatgtgtacatttatttgtagaacatgatgaagaggattttgatgatgatgatgatgatgatgccgccgccgccgccatagacacacaaatacaagcaagtgaccatgaagaggttccaattgaaactgttttaccgccaaaacgtccagcaaataccacatatgatgcaattgtagcttctgagggaaaaattgtggaagcagaaaatcgtcgccattctgacctgatgacagtgctggaaaggatgattgcactgcaggaagaaacagtttcacaattggcacatctccacagagtcttcattgaagtgcctaaacagttgcaaaaaatcaacacctcattcgaagcattagttgttcagcaaacacaagctaattactggagaatgactaatgtaccacaattcaacacctcccagccaggatctgttcatgcaggtcagttttcaccacattcatctgatattcattcaccaggcccaaatgttaccggtcaagtagcagacattgctgtgcaggttcctgatcacatcctaccgctgccatctgtacaaattcagcagcagacacctacaaaggaggcgacaaaaacaaaacaagacacacatgaaacagaccaaccatcacttgtgcagtgtctaccaacttgctcacatgtgtcagtgggcacaagccctgtccgtgaacagtcactacccaaaagccctgtaggtgagtcactgcccaaaagccctgtaggtgaatcgctgcccaaaagccctgtaggtgaatcgctgcccaaaagccctgtaggtgaatcgctgcccaaaagccctgtaggtgaatcgctgcccaaaagccctgtaggtgaatcgctgcccaaaagccctgtaggtgtatcactgcccaaaagccctgtaggtgagtcactgcccaaaagccctgtaggtgagtcactggccacaagccctgtaggtgagttactggccacaagccccgtaggtgaacagtcactggccacaagccctgcccgtgaagtgccagaggccactcaaagtagctctgttgtgcctaaagttggtggcaaaagaaaaaggaaaattcaagagacaacaagcaggcctgttactcgctcgcaaaaggaacaaaaaaaaataaatgttataattcagaaaatatgcctttggccttgttttgttgacttcagattatctaattactattgtatgtatgctgaagactgtgttgtttccaaactttcaagtatgttcttgtacacgtgaagttttggaaatgttaacactcctaattaatgaatagtgttataaatatttatgttttaatcgtctgttcagtaatggtccaccaggagccagttgctaagtttagagaagctgccattgactttgcagcaaaacattgcatttgggtgtgttaattgatgtaatcattgcatgtgcatattattttcatgcaattataaaagcacctatttaactgcaaacatctttcttgtacgtgtacagcaggattttgtgttaaatattacttacctttggtggccattgtaatgttgtcctttaatcatttatgtgttcttgtttcaagaacatctctgaattgatactaatatatatgtagtatgtattgatatatgcacacacacacacacagacacacactgtgtgtgtgtgtgtgtgtgtgtgtgtgtgtgtgtgtgtgtatatatatagtactatctaaactggtatagatgtatttacaaaaaacatacacttcatgcttccttgtgaaaacacactattttaataatacaggcctaatgtttgacaactatactaagtgtgagcctctaacattattgggtgcaaacaatgtttattacttaattcactcatgtttatcaccatttaaataggtttcatacaaggcctacttactgccatcaatatgttgtgtgtactcctgcaatataaaaaaaaaaaaaaagatacaatatatatatatatatatatatatatatatatatatatatatatatatatatatatatatatatatatatatatatataaatatatatatatatatatatatatatatatatatatatacatacatacacacacacacacacacacacacacacacacacacacacacactatacatatagtacaatatacactttatatatatatatatttttttatgagagagatatatttatatatatatagatacacacgtatttaaactcatgcagacaggtagttaaccagaatttcaaatacacacagaaatgtatgtgggaaaaaaacatttcattttgcaggtgtgtgtatttactgatatggctgtctaagcactattttcacacagtgctctttgttatttttctagaaaactcaatgttactgaaataagtgtaggaatgttttcacaaacgagataaaaaaatgatacatgtttttcccacattcgcctatcactaaccacaaaacttaaaccaattaaaaggacacatccaattggcgtttgaaataaggagtaaaagtagttacttttgttgaccttgaaaacgaaacacaggaatttgttagccattgagcagaatcattttgatgagcaaagaagacagaactgcacacatcttttgtgctactctgacatggctgatgaattcgttaacaatatgaatcccctcttaggttataagtacatggtttcagaagcaattttaaacagtcgcggacacaaagcaagcacacgccaaatctatgatttgattcgagctaaatatccttattaccaagaccgtaggcatgcgtggaattttaattcctcaataagattcactttatcaactaatgacttttttgaacgtgtgcaggataagctagaacacacctatggtttctggaagattgcaaaggaaaagcattttaccctgaaagagggcacatatattgttgtgaaaggcatatttattcctaatgccaatagcaatggatccgctactactgttccgtgtgaatcgatacctgctgcaatatctgcaccctccattcctgaaacccacattgtacaacaacaaaactactatgattatgtaccaagcctttcagctgaaaatgcattggaatgggaaccagaaaaaatgaacctacctcccgaccaattgtttgaagaaagcagtggcgattcctatgagcgcttcatggaggagatgtgtgtcatactggattcagcgggtgggtcaagcgtggatgaaaatgccttgcatttctggagcgaccagttgcagccagacgaacagttaattctagaagaatggtaaatataacaaccgttatgcgttgactgtgcgtttaaatgtttttttttttttttttttttaaccaccattttccctttcaatgcgtggatacagcgtaacattgcagactgcataacatgtagcgatcacaaagaaattgttgccgaatacaatatagtataacctgaaagagtagtacacattgctgacggaataaatatacgtactttcctatccctttaaccatattagcaacattttaacataactctaacacatacctgttttgttatcatgcaacatttaaaagcgggtccaccacgtatgacgtgggacccttgtcatgggccaaggcgtccttaaaaaggattacggatgtaagtcccgcccccaagcgacgtgcgcgcctcaaagcctattggctgtcatgttttgttatagtaacggtaactgcagtgtgtcatgtgtgcggctcagtgtttgtaggcgccaactgggcgttagctgaatgttaattgagtgggaggagtgttagcgtgcgtttcacgctggtttaacatgacgtcacacgtattgcatttgcgcattgtgttatcggccgtcctttctgtccaaacacgtctgtttaaaaagaatacagatgtactcgtttagaacgaatgtagtttcgtattcattgtatttgaaataaagattttatgtttaatggtattttcaagatgtattgaacgcacaacgtacgctttgttttgcgcatgcgctaacagttagtgcagccaagcgtgaagtgcgtgcgcacactaagatgtgcgcgcacatttttcagtatacaggcaacgttcacatcatatacatagttatgcctgctacaaatttaaagaaacattacatactgatgtacacttgtacttctaacatataagtgagtgacgtgtgtatgtacacaatcatatagagctgtgtaatgcgttgtcacggatacatatatagtaaggtgccatatttgaccatcatgtgtttgctgtatttcagagatgtcggggaagatacaatcggatcaatgtatgatttcagaagagtctacctttatatgagatgattgtgaggaggagtcaccgactactatactacatatggaactaattttatattgcttgcagcgcttattaacaaacaattaaaaatgtgatacccttatgcctatattgcataagcacttaattaacataatgatgttgcaaaatagtgcctcatgaatttttattgagtgttctttaatgactactatcattttatggcatggtgtgttttatatataacaaccattcccactctgctaacacatttgtgtattctattgtgtaatggaacgtatgactgtcgaaactatgtaacaataataataataagaataataattataatatgagcatgttcatgtatagcgctgctagttgtacacagcgctttacagacacatttttcaggctgaggtccctggcccgtggaacttacaatttattttttgccgcctgaggcacagggagataaagtgacttgcccaaggtcacaaggagccgacaccgggaattgaaccagactcccctgcttcaaactctcagtgccagtgtgtgtctttactcactgagccactccttctcccaatgtaaaggacacttacaaccaactagccatttattgttaaaaatctcttgttacatgggtatgttgataaaatggtttgggactgtagcaaataatgttattggccagatgttgtggtcccctacaatgcatgaagttttgaatatgacatcaacatcatgtaatgaagtacgtttctgtgtatatttcattaacctaactaactatagtttactgtgtttattaaacgttataaaaatacatagtatagtcaatatgatgatataagctaccataataaagctggtgttatcatttgtcggtgttatacatggatcctacacaaattgatacagacacaaacagttgtcttacaaagtgtgtctatgctaatgtgcacgtgattgacgttacaattgtgaaaatacttgataattatcatcatgataatgatgaagtgacgtgatttatattcaaaaaatatta
Coding sequences within:
- the LOC142495330 gene encoding uncharacterized protein LOC142495330, with protein sequence MWDTIVIGVNACGNHVRDKWNCHKRFDDIRSKLKKKIQHQRVHATGTGGGPTPQRLILSPLEELLRAKLLPVVVEGLPGDRDIGIYPSQFPPVAPEGHVSPETEQVSSPGSASSTHLEEHDEEDFDDDDDDDAAAAAIDTQIQASDHEEVPIETVLPPKRPANTTYDAIVASEGKIVEAENRRHSDLMTVLERMIALQEETVSQLAHLHRVFIEVPKQLQKINTSFEALVVQQTQANYWRMTNVPQFNTSQPGSVHAGQFSPHSSDIHSPGPNVTGQVADIAVQVPDHILPLPSVQIQQQTPTKEATKTKQDTHETDQPSLVQCLPTCSHVSVGTSPVREQSLPKSPVGESLPKSPVGESLPKSPVGESLPKSPVGESLPKSPVGESLPKSPVAL